The Anaerolineae bacterium genome has a segment encoding these proteins:
- a CDS encoding glycosyltransferase family 39 protein, whose product MGILRRSQPLHPSPLVPRSLSLLLLLFVAAAFRLWQIGAIPPGLFGDEAVNGLDALDVLAGRPQVFFPANYGREGLHMFLVAFSFLVFGVNEFALRFPSIIAGLVTVPLTYQLGKELLRHTPLENTPVPLLSAAFLATSFWHVHFSRFGVRGVFTPLMTALAFWALWRGVNRRDLRWLVGAGIALGINLYFYTAARLVPIFLALYLALEWWINRRARRSPILRSQFLGIVALYTTAAVVFVPLFVYFVQHPGAFTARASEVFVGNPRVSEGNPIIKSLLALFASVLQFFVAGLGDRDWFYNLPGRPVFDVVTGALTIIGVLALLPRWRNQRYLFLLLWWPVMLIPTFLAVDRIPALPRALGVLPGLYFFPAIGAWQLVERVRTRLSRQDQRQAIALALAGPLILHATVNWWGYFVSWGRSAGAFDAFDGDVVAAAHWLRDHRPDRLAYLSADIYRHPSFMLLYEQVPLTRFFEVRNPRLRWFDARYALLMPPPGGAIYLLGNSAMPDRDRLRRLLPVMTPLAIVVGPGGPGLEVYQVDKGGPPPRTQGLPGQGLPRLVGYGIVGEARPGGMLEVTLYWLVGDAVDAPAAEAPNLRVAVEDATGVERGAWTGIFPYRYGEWHAGDVVATWHQVAIAQDAPLGHYSVRVAMEVPGSPVTRLTPGGLAPDFSLPQVIPTEFSNGIQMLDIQTRPAIGDRARVIIDLVWRLIRPAETSYTLFVHLLNANGELVAQADTIPVAGLFPTDAWPIGVPVRDQVEIALPPGALPGRYTLVLGWYDWRTGERFPVTDLAGQPLTDRIELPVEMKP is encoded by the coding sequence ATGGGTATCTTACGTCGCTCTCAACCACTTCATCCATCACCTCTCGTCCCTCGCTCCCTTTCCCTTCTACTTTTACTGTTCGTCGCCGCCGCCTTCCGGCTTTGGCAAATCGGAGCCATCCCCCCTGGCCTCTTCGGCGATGAGGCGGTAAACGGCCTGGATGCGCTCGATGTACTGGCCGGCCGCCCGCAAGTGTTCTTCCCCGCCAACTACGGACGTGAGGGCCTGCATATGTTCCTGGTGGCCTTTAGTTTCCTCGTCTTCGGCGTCAATGAGTTCGCGTTGCGGTTCCCCTCTATCATCGCCGGCCTAGTGACAGTGCCGCTGACATATCAGCTAGGGAAAGAGCTGCTGCGGCACACCCCGCTGGAGAACACGCCGGTCCCTTTGCTCAGCGCGGCTTTCCTGGCCACCAGCTTCTGGCACGTGCACTTCAGCCGATTCGGCGTGCGCGGAGTATTCACCCCGCTGATGACCGCGCTAGCGTTTTGGGCTCTTTGGCGCGGGGTCAACCGCCGTGATCTGCGCTGGCTAGTAGGGGCCGGGATAGCGCTGGGCATCAACTTGTATTTCTATACAGCGGCGCGCCTAGTGCCTATTTTTCTGGCCTTATATCTGGCCCTGGAATGGTGGATCAACCGACGCGCCCGGCGCTCGCCGATCCTGCGCAGCCAGTTTTTAGGCATTGTCGCTCTCTATACCACTGCCGCAGTGGTCTTCGTGCCCTTGTTCGTCTACTTCGTACAGCATCCTGGCGCCTTCACCGCCCGAGCCAGCGAGGTATTCGTTGGGAACCCGCGTGTGAGCGAGGGCAATCCGATCATCAAGTCGCTACTGGCGCTCTTCGCCAGCGTGCTCCAGTTTTTCGTGGCAGGCCTGGGAGATCGCGATTGGTTTTATAACTTGCCCGGCCGCCCGGTCTTCGACGTAGTGACCGGCGCCCTGACGATCATCGGCGTGCTGGCTCTGCTTCCACGGTGGCGCAACCAGCGTTATCTGTTCCTACTCCTATGGTGGCCGGTGATGCTGATCCCAACGTTCCTGGCCGTAGACCGCATCCCGGCCCTGCCGCGGGCATTGGGCGTGCTCCCTGGCCTGTACTTCTTCCCAGCGATCGGCGCATGGCAACTAGTCGAACGGGTGCGCACTCGCCTGAGCCGGCAAGATCAACGACAGGCGATCGCGTTGGCGCTGGCCGGCCCACTGATCTTGCACGCCACCGTGAACTGGTGGGGCTATTTCGTATCCTGGGGACGTTCTGCCGGCGCGTTTGACGCCTTCGACGGAGATGTGGTCGCCGCCGCTCATTGGCTTAGGGATCATCGGCCTGATCGGCTGGCCTATCTCTCAGCCGACATCTATCGCCATCCATCCTTTATGCTGTTGTATGAGCAAGTGCCCCTTACCCGCTTTTTCGAGGTGCGCAACCCCCGCCTGCGCTGGTTTGACGCCCGCTATGCATTGTTAATGCCGCCACCTGGAGGCGCCATCTATCTGCTGGGCAACTCGGCGATGCCCGATCGCGATCGGCTGCGCCGCCTTCTGCCCGTGATGACCCCGCTGGCCATCGTAGTCGGCCCCGGTGGCCCAGGGCTGGAAGTCTACCAGGTGGATAAAGGGGGGCCGCCACCGCGCACGCAAGGGCTGCCCGGCCAGGGTCTGCCCCGCCTAGTAGGGTATGGGATTGTGGGTGAAGCGCGGCCTGGCGGCATGTTGGAGGTGACGCTATACTGGCTGGTGGGCGATGCGGTCGACGCGCCGGCGGCCGAAGCGCCCAACCTGCGCGTGGCAGTCGAGGACGCGACGGGCGTCGAGCGCGGCGCCTGGACGGGAATCTTTCCCTATCGGTATGGCGAGTGGCATGCCGGTGACGTGGTAGCCACCTGGCACCAGGTGGCGATCGCTCAGGACGCCCCACTCGGCCATTATAGCGTGCGCGTGGCGATGGAGGTGCCCGGTAGCCCGGTCACGCGGCTGACGCCTGGCGGTCTGGCTCCTGACTTCTCACTTCCCCAGGTGATCCCCACCGAGTTCAGCAACGGTATTCAGATGCTGGACATCCAAACCCGGCCGGCCATCGGCGATCGAGCACGGGTGATCATTGACTTGGTCTGGCGTCTGATCCGGCCCGCAGAGACCTCTTACACGCTATTCGTGCATTTGCTCAACGCAAACGGCGAGCTGGTAGCGCAAGCGGACACGATCCCCGTCGCAGGTCTCTTTCCCACAGATGCTTGGCCTATAGGTGTGCCCGTGCGTGAT
- a CDS encoding TRC40/GET3/ArsA family transport-energizing ATPase, whose translation MSKRNERARIILYTGKGGVGKTSVSAATAVRCAELGYRTVVVSTDAAHSLADSFDLSLGPEPTPIAPNLWGQEIDLLYQMEKYWGKVQEYLTAIFAWRGMDELVAEETSVLPGMEELASLMQITYLNDLGEFDVIIVDCAPTGATLQLLAFPEMARWYLEKIFPIERKAMQLARPILKAVVDMPLPDDELFDTVAELIRQLDRMHGLLSDPDRTTARLVLNPEKMVIKEAQRAFTYLNLYGYATDLIICNRMIPGQVSDGYFSSWKEIQSRYHQMVEEAFSPLPILDVPLFDQEVVGLEMLRKMALAIFGDQDPAQVFYRGKTQQIIKKDQHYQLSLPLPLVDRSRIHLTKTAHDELVIRIGNWKRNLLLPRVLAGLEVAGARYEGDQLIVTFVSSDGQPPKVSDELLPSPVSEPSS comes from the coding sequence GTGAGCAAGAGAAACGAACGGGCACGTATCATACTGTACACGGGCAAGGGAGGTGTTGGAAAGACCAGCGTGAGCGCAGCGACAGCCGTCCGTTGTGCTGAGCTGGGCTACCGTACAGTGGTGGTGAGCACCGATGCAGCCCATAGCCTTGCCGATAGCTTCGACCTGTCCCTGGGGCCGGAGCCGACGCCTATCGCCCCGAACCTATGGGGACAGGAGATAGACCTCCTGTATCAGATGGAAAAATACTGGGGCAAGGTCCAGGAATACCTGACAGCCATCTTCGCCTGGCGTGGCATGGACGAGTTGGTGGCGGAGGAGACCAGTGTCCTGCCCGGCATGGAGGAGCTGGCCAGCCTGATGCAGATCACCTACCTCAATGATCTAGGCGAGTTTGATGTGATCATCGTAGACTGCGCGCCCACAGGCGCTACGCTTCAACTATTGGCCTTCCCCGAGATGGCGCGCTGGTATCTGGAGAAGATCTTCCCTATTGAGCGCAAGGCCATGCAACTAGCCCGTCCCATCCTGAAGGCGGTGGTAGACATGCCCTTGCCGGACGACGAGCTGTTCGACACCGTGGCCGAGCTGATCCGGCAGCTCGATCGCATGCACGGCCTCCTGAGCGATCCGGATCGCACGACGGCTCGCCTAGTGCTGAACCCGGAGAAGATGGTGATCAAGGAGGCACAACGTGCCTTTACCTATCTCAACCTGTATGGTTACGCCACCGACCTCATCATCTGTAACCGGATGATCCCCGGCCAGGTCTCTGATGGCTATTTCTCCTCCTGGAAGGAGATTCAGAGCCGTTATCATCAGATGGTCGAGGAGGCCTTCAGTCCGCTGCCGATCTTAGACGTCCCGCTCTTCGATCAGGAGGTCGTGGGGCTAGAGATGCTGCGGAAGATGGCCCTAGCGATCTTCGGGGATCAGGATCCCGCCCAGGTGTTCTACCGGGGCAAGACCCAGCAGATCATCAAGAAGGATCAGCATTACCAGTTGAGCTTGCCGCTGCCGCTGGTAGACCGCTCTCGCATCCACCTCACCAAAACCGCTCATGATGAACTGGTCATCCGCATCGGCAACTGGAAACGCAATCTGCTGCTGCCGCGCGTGCTGGCAGGGCTGGAGGTGGCCGGCGCCCGTTATGAGGGCGACCAGCTCATCGTCACCTTCGTCTCCAGCGATGGACAGCCACCTAAGGTTAGCGATGAGCTGCTCCCATCACCCGTCTCCGAGCCCTCAAGCTGA
- the amrA gene encoding AmmeMemoRadiSam system protein A — translation MSTGKEELCQASVAYIGQAEEEELLRIASRSLEEAVCHDREWKPDLSQLPPKLQELGSSFVTLHTHGELHGCIGTVIPVRPLALDVAANAVSAALNDPRFPPLLPEELPFTAIEISVLGPLQLVQYQDMSELVQKIRPGIDGVLVKRGWHRGLLLPQVWRQIPSCEEFLAHVALKAGLSPSVYEEPGTEVYVFQVQSFERPAPAEVVISE, via the coding sequence GTGAGCACAGGGAAAGAGGAGCTCTGCCAGGCGTCAGTGGCTTACATTGGCCAGGCGGAAGAAGAAGAGTTGCTGCGGATCGCTTCTCGTTCGCTGGAAGAGGCCGTCTGCCACGATCGAGAGTGGAAGCCAGACCTAAGTCAACTGCCACCGAAGCTACAGGAGCTCGGCAGCAGCTTCGTTACGCTTCATACCCATGGCGAACTGCATGGGTGCATCGGCACGGTGATCCCGGTGAGGCCATTGGCGCTCGACGTGGCAGCTAACGCGGTGAGCGCGGCCTTAAACGACCCGCGCTTTCCCCCGCTGCTGCCCGAGGAGCTGCCGTTTACAGCGATCGAGATTTCTGTGCTAGGCCCTCTCCAACTAGTGCAGTATCAAGATATGTCGGAGCTGGTGCAGAAAATTCGGCCTGGCATAGATGGCGTCCTGGTGAAGCGAGGGTGGCACCGAGGGCTCTTGCTCCCTCAGGTGTGGCGGCAGATCCCCTCCTGCGAGGAGTTCCTGGCTCATGTCGCCCTCAAAGCAGGCTTATCTCCCTCGGTCTATGAGGAACCCGGAACAGAGGTATACGTGTTCCAGGTGCAATCCTTTGAACGCCCGGCTCCTGCAGAGGTGGTCATCTCCGAATAA
- a CDS encoding DUF1957 domain-containing protein, with protein sequence MAEKVGACVFVLHTHLPYVRGAGLWPHGEEMVHEAMAETYIPLLNALYDLVEAGEQPRLTIGLTPILLEQIADPDVCDHFDAYLKQRLALAEGDIQRFSRSILEEWQAAHDAALARRQAALAQRRQALLATIQAQGLDEEDDSIQQKLAELEDAPDLPPPPIPVDEKAAEIAQKQRDHLLYLAQWYRDWYRGIQRSFQERYHRDLVGAFRRLQEMGVLDVLTSMATHCYTPLLERDSSIYGQLRTGVETTRRHMGQFARGIWLPECGYRPAYLKEGDHSYVKPGIEEFLADFNLLYFFTDTHVIEGGEVVGKAAGDVIGPYNAIPKRRLIVREYERPRARVGTTFRPYYVHGVQVAVFGRDEKTGMQVWSASYGYPGEFLYREFHRKDDVSGLQYWRITGAKVDLGQKELYDPYPAFQHVNLHADHFVNLVRDRLAEYHQRTGEYGVIVSAYDTELFGHWWFEGIAWLKEVLRRLGRHPEVELTTARAYLEAHPPEEVLDIPESSWGNGGGHWTWLNPDTEWMWPLIHAAERTMEELVDRYPDAQGEMAELLNQAARELLLLESSDWPFLVTTRQAREYAVNRFQEHLARFNHLAAVARRGHLTDEDRRYLEEVRKADNPFPFIDYRAFREREQIERHG encoded by the coding sequence ATGGCCGAGAAGGTCGGAGCTTGCGTGTTCGTTTTACATACCCATCTCCCCTACGTTCGAGGAGCAGGGCTTTGGCCTCATGGGGAGGAAATGGTACATGAAGCTATGGCAGAGACATACATCCCACTTCTCAACGCCTTATACGATCTAGTGGAAGCGGGCGAACAGCCTCGGCTAACCATCGGCCTTACCCCCATCCTGCTGGAACAGATCGCCGATCCCGATGTGTGCGATCATTTCGATGCCTATCTGAAGCAGCGGCTGGCCCTAGCCGAGGGAGACATCCAGCGCTTCAGCCGTTCGATTCTGGAGGAATGGCAGGCTGCACATGATGCAGCGCTGGCACGTCGTCAGGCAGCCCTGGCCCAACGCCGCCAGGCGCTGCTGGCCACGATCCAGGCACAAGGGTTAGACGAGGAGGACGATTCGATCCAGCAGAAGCTTGCCGAACTGGAGGATGCTCCCGATTTACCGCCGCCTCCTATCCCTGTGGACGAAAAGGCGGCGGAGATCGCCCAGAAGCAACGCGATCACCTCCTATATTTGGCGCAGTGGTATCGAGACTGGTATCGAGGGATTCAGCGCTCGTTCCAGGAACGATATCACAGAGACTTGGTGGGAGCTTTTCGCCGGCTACAGGAGATGGGGGTGCTGGACGTTCTCACCTCGATGGCCACCCACTGTTACACTCCGCTCTTGGAGCGCGATTCAAGCATCTACGGCCAGTTGCGCACCGGTGTCGAGACTACACGCCGACATATGGGACAGTTCGCCCGCGGGATTTGGCTACCGGAGTGCGGCTATCGCCCGGCTTATCTCAAAGAAGGCGATCATAGTTATGTCAAGCCAGGTATCGAAGAGTTCCTGGCCGACTTCAACCTCCTCTACTTTTTCACTGACACCCACGTGATCGAAGGCGGTGAAGTAGTGGGCAAGGCCGCAGGGGACGTCATCGGCCCCTACAACGCCATCCCCAAGCGCCGGTTGATCGTGCGCGAATACGAGCGGCCGCGCGCCCGTGTAGGCACGACCTTCCGTCCCTACTATGTGCATGGGGTTCAGGTCGCCGTTTTCGGACGCGACGAAAAGACTGGGATGCAGGTTTGGTCGGCCAGCTATGGCTACCCCGGGGAATTCCTATATCGAGAATTCCACCGCAAAGACGATGTCTCGGGCTTGCAGTACTGGCGCATCACTGGGGCCAAAGTTGACCTGGGCCAGAAGGAGCTATATGATCCCTATCCGGCCTTCCAGCATGTGAACTTACACGCCGACCATTTCGTCAACCTGGTGCGCGATCGGTTGGCCGAGTACCACCAGCGCACGGGCGAATACGGTGTGATCGTCTCAGCCTACGATACAGAGCTGTTCGGGCACTGGTGGTTCGAGGGGATTGCCTGGCTAAAGGAGGTATTGCGCCGCTTGGGACGACATCCAGAAGTCGAGCTGACGACGGCGCGGGCTTACCTGGAGGCGCATCCGCCGGAGGAGGTCCTGGACATTCCGGAGAGTTCCTGGGGCAACGGCGGCGGGCACTGGACCTGGTTGAATCCGGACACGGAATGGATGTGGCCGCTGATCCATGCCGCTGAACGTACCATGGAAGAACTGGTGGACCGCTATCCGGATGCCCAGGGCGAGATGGCCGAGCTGCTCAACCAGGCCGCACGCGAGTTGCTGCTGTTGGAATCCAGCGACTGGCCGTTTCTAGTGACTACGAGACAGGCCAGGGAGTACGCCGTGAACCGCTTTCAAGAGCATCTGGCGCGCTTTAACCACCTAGCTGCTGTCGCTCGGCGTGGTCATCTCACGGATGAGGATCGCCGTTACTTGGAGGAAGTCCGGAAAGCTGATAACCCTTTCCCCTTCATTGACTATCGCGCCTTTCGAGAGCGCGAACAGATCGAACGCCATGGGTAA
- a CDS encoding class I SAM-dependent methyltransferase, with protein sequence MSCSHHPSPSPQAEPAWKRYLTDYNEGLGLVYERFVLNDFLEQLRQRYSIRSVLEAPLFGMAGVSGINSVILARAGCNVTLVDDEPERLAGVRRIWCELKLPVTLVQVSRWGWCSLPFADRSFDLCWQWAGLWHLADAAGLLRELVRCARRAIFVAMPNRWQVGYLLRKLVIDRPFFRTVDERWAQIGRIRWILEAAGAQVVEQGVLDVPPWPDTVMPAAEVLGRLGIRSRWLKKRFSGSNWHWSTMAYYLGQAPKLYDRVMRYAWLERAPLPWPLKAMWGHHRYLIAIPS encoded by the coding sequence ATGAGCTGCTCCCATCACCCGTCTCCGAGCCCTCAAGCTGAGCCGGCCTGGAAACGCTACCTGACCGACTACAACGAGGGCCTGGGACTAGTCTACGAACGCTTCGTCCTGAATGACTTCCTAGAGCAGTTGCGTCAACGCTATAGCATCCGCAGCGTGCTCGAGGCGCCGCTCTTCGGCATGGCCGGCGTCAGCGGCATCAACAGCGTGATCCTGGCCCGTGCCGGCTGCAATGTCACTTTAGTGGACGACGAGCCAGAACGCCTGGCCGGCGTTCGGCGCATCTGGTGTGAGCTAAAACTTCCTGTGACGTTGGTCCAGGTAAGCCGATGGGGCTGGTGTTCGCTTCCCTTCGCCGATCGTAGTTTTGACCTTTGCTGGCAGTGGGCGGGGCTATGGCACCTGGCGGATGCGGCCGGCTTGCTGCGCGAGCTGGTGCGCTGCGCCCGTCGGGCCATCTTTGTGGCGATGCCGAACCGCTGGCAGGTGGGCTACCTCCTGCGCAAGCTGGTGATAGACCGGCCCTTCTTTCGGACGGTGGATGAGCGCTGGGCTCAGATCGGCCGCATCCGCTGGATACTTGAAGCAGCGGGGGCTCAGGTGGTTGAGCAGGGGGTGCTTGATGTGCCCCCTTGGCCCGACACGGTGATGCCGGCCGCGGAGGTACTAGGGCGGCTGGGCATCCGGTCGCGCTGGCTGAAGAAGCGATTCAGCGGGAGCAACTGGCATTGGTCCACCATGGCCTACTATCTAGGGCAGGCGCCCAAGCTCTACGATCGAGTAATGCGCTATGCCTGGCTTGAGCGTGCGCCCCTGCCCTGGCCTCTTAAAGCGATGTGGGGACATCATCGCTACCTGATCGCCATCCCCAGTTGA
- the amrB gene encoding AmmeMemoRadiSam system protein B, which yields MSRRFNGENLVRPEAVAGMFYPAQPALLREMVSSFVEQARLPELPSPPRALIVPHAGYIYSGPIAGYGYRALRKLPPGSYTVLLLGPAHRAAVFGVAVGAFAAFRTPLGQIPVSQELVERLLQQGRPFVRDLQAHLPEHSLEVQLPFLQLVMGDSVRLVPLLFGEVDPELVAAALLPLIQEDPSLLLVISSDLSHYYPYEVARKMDTELLSAVERGVPEEVARGEACGMLPILALMAIARQMRWKAHILDYRNSGDTAGDRARVVGYGAVAYTA from the coding sequence ATGAGTAGGAGATTTAATGGCGAGAATCTAGTGCGGCCGGAAGCGGTGGCGGGCATGTTCTACCCGGCTCAGCCGGCCCTCCTGCGAGAGATGGTGAGTTCGTTCGTGGAGCAGGCGCGCTTGCCGGAGTTGCCAAGCCCTCCGCGCGCCCTTATCGTGCCACATGCTGGCTACATTTATTCAGGGCCTATCGCGGGATACGGATATCGAGCATTGCGCAAGCTGCCTCCGGGCTCCTACACCGTGCTATTGCTGGGGCCGGCTCATCGCGCCGCAGTGTTCGGGGTGGCCGTGGGCGCCTTCGCAGCCTTTCGCACCCCACTGGGCCAAATCCCCGTGTCCCAGGAGCTGGTAGAGCGGTTGTTGCAACAGGGGAGACCCTTCGTCCGAGACCTGCAAGCCCACCTGCCGGAGCATAGCTTAGAGGTGCAACTTCCCTTCCTACAACTGGTGATGGGCGACTCGGTCCGTCTGGTGCCTTTGCTATTCGGGGAGGTGGATCCAGAGCTGGTCGCCGCGGCGCTCCTACCGTTGATCCAGGAAGACCCCTCTTTGCTGTTGGTGATCAGCTCGGATCTGAGCCATTACTATCCGTACGAGGTAGCCCGCAAGATGGACACCGAGCTGCTCAGCGCGGTCGAACGTGGGGTTCCTGAGGAGGTGGCGAGGGGAGAGGCCTGTGGTATGTTGCCCATCCTTGCCCTGATGGCCATCGCGCGCCAAATGAGATGGAAGGCACATATCCTCGATTACCGGAACTCCGGCGATACAGCGGGCGACCGCGCACGGGTGGTGGGATACGGGGCGGTGGCGTATACGGCGTGA